A genomic segment from Streptomyces sp. NBC_00654 encodes:
- a CDS encoding LysR family substrate-binding domain-containing protein yields MTVSEEPPAFRLAYVPGVTPTKWVRIWNERLPGVPLTLVAVSASEAPDLLRAGGADAGFVRLPIDRTDLSAIPLYTETTVVVIPKDHLLAAADEVSAQDLADDIVFHPLDDTLGREQLPGLPANERPATTADAIELVAAGVGLLLVPQSLARLHHRKDLTYRPVPGTPESRVALSWPEERTTDLVEEFIGIVRGRTVNSTRGRPPTPAQPKGKLAGARGAGRKPAAGKPAAGSPQRGSGGPKGGKRGKPGKQGKPRRRS; encoded by the coding sequence GTGACTGTCTCGGAAGAACCCCCCGCGTTCCGGCTCGCCTATGTCCCGGGGGTGACGCCCACCAAGTGGGTGCGGATCTGGAACGAGCGGCTGCCCGGGGTCCCGCTGACGCTGGTCGCGGTGTCCGCCTCCGAGGCGCCCGACCTGCTGAGGGCGGGCGGAGCCGACGCCGGATTCGTACGGCTGCCCATCGACCGTACGGACCTCAGCGCCATTCCGCTGTACACCGAGACGACCGTGGTCGTGATCCCGAAGGATCACCTCCTGGCGGCGGCCGACGAGGTGTCCGCGCAGGACCTGGCCGACGACATCGTGTTCCACCCTCTCGACGACACCCTCGGCCGGGAGCAGTTGCCGGGGCTGCCCGCGAACGAGCGCCCGGCCACCACCGCGGACGCGATCGAACTGGTGGCGGCCGGAGTGGGGCTGCTCCTCGTCCCGCAGTCGCTCGCCCGTCTGCACCACCGCAAGGACCTCACCTACCGGCCGGTTCCCGGTACGCCCGAGTCGCGCGTCGCGCTGTCGTGGCCGGAGGAGCGGACCACCGATCTGGTCGAGGAATTCATCGGGATCGTCCGCGGGCGGACCGTCAACAGCACACGGGGCCGTCCCCCGACCCCGGCGCAGCCGAAGGGCAAGCTCGCCGGGGCGCGGGGCGCCGGGCGGAAGCCCGCGGCCGGGAAGCCGGCTGCCGGGAGCCCGCAGCGCGGTTCGGGCGGTCCCAAGGGCGGCAAGCGCGGCAAGCCCGGTAAGCAGGGCAAGCCGCGCCGCCGTTCGTAG
- a CDS encoding TetR/AcrR family transcriptional regulator — MSQAPSPPAGQGRRDAAATRGRLLEAARDLFAERGYERATVRAIADRAGVNQALLFRYFGSKQGLLTEVVAEGGLEELRATPPEELFEKALRSMLTRSAPGAADRTLEVYLRSIGRGDEATGALRELGEEYQSVLASLSGTADGALRADLAIAWLLGIGLMRTVAAREPLAGADPDAVCELVLGAFAHLRGVSDQAAH, encoded by the coding sequence ATGTCGCAAGCGCCCTCCCCGCCGGCCGGCCAGGGCCGCCGGGACGCCGCGGCCACCCGTGGGCGGCTGCTCGAAGCGGCCCGTGACCTGTTCGCCGAGCGGGGTTACGAGAGGGCGACGGTCCGCGCCATCGCCGACCGGGCCGGGGTCAACCAGGCGCTGCTCTTCCGGTACTTCGGATCGAAGCAGGGCCTGCTGACCGAGGTCGTCGCCGAGGGCGGGCTGGAGGAGCTTCGCGCGACCCCGCCCGAGGAACTGTTCGAGAAGGCACTGCGGTCCATGCTGACCCGGAGTGCCCCCGGCGCCGCCGACCGCACCCTGGAGGTCTATCTCCGGTCCATCGGGCGGGGTGACGAGGCGACCGGGGCGCTGCGCGAACTGGGGGAGGAGTACCAGAGCGTGCTGGCCTCGCTCTCCGGCACGGCGGACGGGGCGCTGCGCGCGGATCTGGCGATCGCCTGGCTTCTCGGCATCGGCCTGATGCGTACGGTCGCCGCGCGTGAACCGCTGGCCGGCGCGGACCCGGACGCGGTCTGTGAACTGGTGCTCGGCGCGTTCGCCCACCTCCGCGGGGTATCCGATCAGGCCGCGCACTGA
- a CDS encoding cytochrome P450, which yields MTTHVEPHAYPFNTPEGLQLAEEYERVRERPGLLRVQMPFGEPAWLVTRYADARLVLGDQRFSRAAGIEHDEPRQSEGSRDSGILSMDPPGHTRLRSLVARAFTVRQIEKLRPQVKELTASLLDGMEAAGPPADLVDRFALPLPVGVICRMLGVPEADRPRFRVWSDNALSTSSLTAAEFDASREELRSYMAELIGLHREDPQDDLMTALIEARDDGERLTELELIDLCVAILVAGHETTASQIPNFVLTLLDHPGQMEQLRARPELIPGAVEELLRFVPLGSGAGQARYATEDIEVGGTLVRAGAPVLVAIGAANRDALRFTAPGVLDVSREGNQHLGFGHGVHHCLGAPLARLELQEALSALLTRFPGLEAAGDVTWKTQLLVRGPRVMPVRW from the coding sequence ATGACGACGCACGTCGAGCCCCACGCCTATCCCTTCAACACCCCCGAGGGACTCCAGCTCGCCGAGGAGTACGAGCGGGTCCGCGAGCGGCCCGGACTGCTCCGGGTCCAGATGCCGTTCGGCGAACCCGCCTGGCTGGTCACCCGCTATGCCGATGCCCGGCTGGTCCTGGGCGACCAGCGCTTCAGCCGGGCCGCGGGCATCGAGCACGACGAGCCCCGGCAGTCCGAGGGCAGCCGGGACAGCGGGATCCTCAGCATGGACCCGCCCGGTCACACCCGGCTGCGTTCCCTGGTGGCGAGGGCGTTCACGGTCCGCCAGATCGAGAAGTTACGGCCCCAGGTCAAGGAGCTGACCGCGAGCCTCCTGGACGGCATGGAGGCGGCCGGACCGCCCGCCGACCTGGTGGACCGGTTCGCGCTGCCGCTGCCGGTCGGGGTGATCTGCCGCATGCTCGGGGTTCCGGAGGCCGATCGTCCGCGCTTTCGGGTATGGAGCGACAACGCGCTGTCGACCAGTTCCCTGACCGCCGCGGAGTTCGACGCCAGCCGTGAGGAACTGCGCTCCTACATGGCCGAGCTGATCGGCCTGCACCGCGAGGATCCGCAGGACGATCTGATGACCGCGCTCATCGAGGCCAGGGACGACGGCGAACGGCTCACCGAACTCGAGCTGATCGATCTGTGCGTGGCCATCCTGGTGGCCGGACATGAGACCACCGCTTCGCAGATTCCCAATTTCGTCCTCACCCTGCTGGACCACCCCGGCCAGATGGAACAGCTCAGGGCCCGCCCCGAGCTGATCCCGGGCGCCGTGGAGGAGCTGCTGCGGTTCGTTCCCCTGGGCAGCGGCGCCGGCCAGGCGCGCTACGCCACCGAGGACATCGAGGTCGGCGGCACCCTGGTCCGGGCAGGCGCCCCGGTACTGGTCGCCATCGGCGCCGCCAACCGCGACGCGCTGCGGTTCACCGCCCCCGGTGTCCTCGATGTCTCCCGCGAGGGCAATCAGCACCTGGGATTCGGCCACGGTGTCCACCACTGCCTCGGTGCCCCGCTGGCCCGGCTGGAACTCCAGGAGGCGCTGAGCGCACTCCTCACCCGCTTCCCGGGGCTGGAGGCGGCCGGGGACGTGACCTGGAAGACCCAGTTGCTGGTGCGTGGCCCCCGGGTCATGCCGGTCCGGTGGTGA
- a CDS encoding sterol desaturase family protein, with protein MDEYEQQADGAAHPSAIPAVRGILSEFTWSAVFRVAAHPFLLVVTVLVGASSLLPHWDLPGVSPLFLMGTLICPAVLEKLIPYQRDWHPRRAERRWYGVCFLLTMAGSALAQLLVTTAVGTVAPMHPALDLSAEIPVALLTGLLGSCFVHRLGHTSPLLRRLHGAHHVPQKVRLNHILASPEQHRPHHSTDFAEAGHYGSDLSCWDHLFGSFTWRPGREPAAVGLGDPTSFPGTGEILASLLHPWRCARKPGSRPA; from the coding sequence ATGGATGAATATGAACAGCAGGCCGATGGTGCGGCACATCCCTCGGCAATTCCCGCGGTGCGGGGAATTCTCTCTGAATTCACGTGGAGTGCTGTCTTCCGTGTGGCTGCCCATCCGTTCCTTCTGGTGGTCACCGTTCTGGTGGGAGCGTCATCGCTGCTTCCGCACTGGGACCTCCCCGGGGTCAGCCCGCTGTTCCTGATGGGCACCCTCATCTGTCCGGCGGTCCTCGAGAAGCTGATTCCGTACCAACGCGACTGGCACCCCAGACGCGCCGAACGGCGCTGGTACGGCGTCTGCTTCCTCCTCACCATGGCCGGCAGCGCCCTGGCGCAGCTCCTGGTGACGACGGCGGTCGGCACGGTGGCGCCGATGCACCCGGCGCTCGACCTGTCGGCCGAGATCCCCGTGGCGCTGCTGACCGGTTTGCTGGGCAGCTGCTTCGTGCACCGACTGGGGCACACCAGCCCCCTGTTGCGGCGGCTGCACGGAGCGCACCACGTACCGCAGAAGGTCAGACTCAACCACATCCTTGCAAGCCCCGAGCAGCACCGTCCGCATCACAGCACCGATTTCGCCGAGGCCGGTCATTACGGCTCCGACCTGTCGTGCTGGGACCACCTGTTCGGGAGCTTCACCTGGCGGCCCGGCCGCGAACCGGCCGCCGTCGGGCTCGGCGATCCGACGTCGTTCCCCGGCACCGGCGAGATTCTCGCCAGTCTTCTCCACCCCTGGCGCTGTGCGAGAAAGCCCGGGAGCAGACCCGCCTGA
- a CDS encoding ferredoxin: MTWHVRVDPRLCLASGMCAGVAPEVFTVDGEHARTDPGGIEPDERVLDAADICPAQAITVHEGNRVIAPGRD, from the coding sequence ATGACATGGCATGTACGAGTGGATCCGCGGCTGTGTCTGGCGTCGGGGATGTGCGCCGGGGTGGCCCCCGAGGTCTTCACGGTGGACGGGGAGCACGCGCGGACGGACCCCGGCGGAATCGAGCCGGACGAACGCGTCCTGGACGCGGCCGACATCTGTCCGGCCCAGGCGATCACGGTCCACGAGGGGAACAGGGTGATCGCACCGGGCCGGGACTGA